DNA sequence from the Sandaracinaceae bacterium genome:
TCACGCCGCGAGACCGCATGCCCGAGCTGCCCGACATCGACGCCTACTGTCACGCGCTGCGCGCGCGCGTCGTGGGGCAGCCGCTAGTGCGCTTCGAGCTGCTCAGCCCGTTCGTGCTCCGCACCGTGACCCCGGCGCCCGCCAGCGCCGAGGGGCGCGTGCTCACGCAGGTGGGCCGGCTGGGCAAGCGGGTGGTGCTCAGGTTCGAGGGTGAGCTGCACTTCGTCATCCACCTGATGATCGCTGGGCGGCTGCGCTTCGATCCCATGGTCGCGGGCCGCAAGCCGCTGAAGCTGCTGTCTCCGCGCGCCGGGGCGCTCTTTGCGCTGCACTTCCCTACTGGGCGGCTGTCGCTCGGCGAGGTCAGCAAGAAGAAGCGCGCCAAGCTGCACGTGGTCACGGGTGAGGCCGCGCTGCGCGAGCACGACCCGGGTGGGGTGGAGCCTCTCGAGGTCGACCTCTCGGCCTTTCGCGCCGCGCTCACCGCCGAGAACCACACCATCAAGCGCGCGCTGACCGACCCGCGCGTGCTGAGCGGCATCGGCAACGCGTATAGCGACGAGATCCTGCACCGTGCGCGGCTCACCCCGGTGCGCTGGACCACGCGCCTCACGGACGATGACTTCGCGCGGCTGTACGACGCGACGCGCGACGTGCTCAGCGAGTTTCGCGAGCGCATGATCACCGAGCTGGACGGCGGCTTCCCCGAGAAGGTCACGGCCTTCCGGCCCGACATGGCGGCGCACGGCAAGTACGGGCAGCCGTGCCCCGTGTGCGCCGAGCCCATTCAGCGCATCCGCTACGCCGACCACGAGACCAACTACTGCGCGCGCTGCCAGAACGACGGCGTGTTGCTGGCCGACCGCGGGCTGTCGCGGCTGCTGAAGGGCGACTGGCCCAAGACGCTCGAGGGGCTCGAGGAGCTGAAGCGCGTCCGCAGCGTGTGACTCGTGCCACGCCGGAGTCGCCGGTGGGCGCCAAATTGCACCCACCCACCCCTGCGGCTAGGCTCCGCCCCATGCCGAAGTTCGACGCCAAGTCCGCTGAAGTCCTGCTCTTCTCCTACAAGGACGGGCTGCTCGCCAAGGTGGCCCACGACCTCAAGATGCGCGTGGACGAGTTCAGCATCGACGTGGCCGACGATCTGTCATCCGTGAAGGCCACCTTCCAAGCCAACCGCGTCAGCGTGCTGAACGCGATGAAGGACGGGCGCGAAGACCACGGCACCCTCGGCGACGGCGACAAGAAGAAGATCCTGGCCAACATCTCGGACGACGTGCTGGACAGCCGGCGCTACCCGACCATCACCTTCGAGTCCACGTCCGTGCGCGAGCAGGGGCAGACGCGCGTGGTCACCGGCAACCTCACGTTGCACGGCCAGACGCGCACTGTCAGCGCCACCATCCGCGAGGACGGCAGCAGCTGGACCACCGACGTGACGCTCCAGCAGCCGGACTTCGGCATAAAGCCCTACAAGGCGCTGGGCGGGGCCCTCAAGGTGAAGCCCGAGGTGCGCGTCACCGTGCGCGTGCCCAAGAGCTGAGCCCGCACGCGACCCGCATCGATCTCCGGAATGAGCCACCACCGAAGCCCTCGACGACATCGTCTCGCGCATCCTTCTAGACCCACAGGACGATGATGCTCGCCTCGACGCCGAAGCGCTGTTCGACGCCACCGACCCGCCGCAGGCCCAGCACATCCGGCTCGGCGTGGAGTTGCGGCGCAGCACGCCGCCACGCGTCGAAGCGTGGGCGGAGCTGGTGGCCATCCTGAAGGAGCACGGACCGCGCTGGCGCGAGCCCCTCGCCCACCTGGACGACCCCAAGAGCCCTTCTCCCGCCTGCACCATCGGACGCGGCTTCATCGCGGGGGTCCGCGTGCGCGTCGACGAGCTCGCGAAGCACGCCGCCGCGCTGGCCCAGCACCCCATCGAGACCCTTCAGCTCGTCGGCTCGCTCGCCGCCCGCGTACCGCTCGCCCACGTGCTCGCGCAGCCCATCACGCGCCGGGTGACTGCACTCTACCTGGGGGACCTGCAGCTCACCGCGGAGGACTACGAGGCGCTCGCGTCGTGTGGGTCACTCGACCGCTGCCAGGCGGTCGTCTTCGGCTACCGCGCCATCGACGACCCCCACCACGACACGCTGGCCCCTTGCCCGCGCCTACGCGAGAAGATGTTGGTCCTGAACAGCGAG
Encoded proteins:
- a CDS encoding formamidopyrimidine-DNA glycosylase → MPELPDIDAYCHALRARVVGQPLVRFELLSPFVLRTVTPAPASAEGRVLTQVGRLGKRVVLRFEGELHFVIHLMIAGRLRFDPMVAGRKPLKLLSPRAGALFALHFPTGRLSLGEVSKKKRAKLHVVTGEAALREHDPGGVEPLEVDLSAFRAALTAENHTIKRALTDPRVLSGIGNAYSDEILHRARLTPVRWTTRLTDDDFARLYDATRDVLSEFRERMITELDGGFPEKVTAFRPDMAAHGKYGQPCPVCAEPIQRIRYADHETNYCARCQNDGVLLADRGLSRLLKGDWPKTLEGLEELKRVRSV
- a CDS encoding YceI family protein codes for the protein MPKFDAKSAEVLLFSYKDGLLAKVAHDLKMRVDEFSIDVADDLSSVKATFQANRVSVLNAMKDGREDHGTLGDGDKKKILANISDDVLDSRRYPTITFESTSVREQGQTRVVTGNLTLHGQTRTVSATIREDGSSWTTDVTLQQPDFGIKPYKALGGALKVKPEVRVTVRVPKS